In Glycine max cultivar Williams 82 chromosome 7, Glycine_max_v4.0, whole genome shotgun sequence, a single window of DNA contains:
- the LOC106799285 gene encoding uncharacterized protein: protein MKIISYNVRGLGRGVKWGAIRRMIKQEAVDFICLQETKKEMVDSSMCQALWGNVDGPKPFRILDCWLRDKSFKEAVHHSWNSIQQPGWGGIILKQKLKNLKHSLKAWNRHLFGDTLSKIKRIEADLNKLEEDTSQRILFPHEQQQRKQLQEDLWAAAQAHESLLRQKSRSRWIKEGDCNSRYFHMMINANRGISSLKGVMVDGVWTTDPHAVKEELVAPFLEEEVREAIWDCGSDKSPGPDGINFNFIKNFWQLLKPDILRFIDEFYANGIFPRGGNASFLALIPKKVDPQVLNDYRPISLIGCMYKIVAKILAKRMKTVLPTIINEAQSAFIEGRHLLLSVLIANEVIVEAKRSHKPCLIFKVDYEKAYDSVSWNFLLYMLKRTRFSPKWISWMEGCLKSASISVLVNGSPTTEFKPQRGLRQGDPLAPFLFNIVVEALNGLMRTALAANLYKGFNIASSEVSISLLQYADDTIFFGEASMENVKVLKAILRTFEVVSGLKINFAKSSFGAFGRDDQWRQMAATYLNCSQVPRMVANKLIRIQRSFLWGGGHDNNKIAWISWKTVCLPKDKRGLGIKDIHTFNMALLGKWMWNLMYQQGALWVAVLEAKYGGWRGLVEEGNSSCQSIWWRDLKKAIQMPYNGKTLYQQIKWKVESGDKVRFWEDRWISYDQSLAEKYPRLYVNSNHQHQLVGFLGQHSNHGWDWNFSWRR from the exons ATGAAGATAATTTCCTACAATGTTAGAGGCCTTGGGAGGGGTGTGAAGTGGGGAGCAATCAGAAGAATGATCAAGCAGGAGGCTGTGGATTTTATATGCCTTCaagagacaaagaaagaaatggtTGATTCATCTATGTGTCAGGCTTTATGGGGTAATGTAGAT GGCCCAAAACCTTTTCGTATCTTGGATTGTTGGCTTAGGGATAAATCTTTCAAGGAGGCTGTTCATCATAGCTGGAATTCTATTCAACAGCCAGGTTGGGGTGGCATTATCCTCAAACAAAAGCTTAAGAACCTGAAGCACAGCTTGAAGGCTTGGAATAGACACCTTTTTGGAGATACTCTATCAAAGATTAAAAGGATTGAGGCTGATCTAAACAAACTGGAGGAAGACACAAGCCAAAGGATTTTGTTCCCCCATGAACAGCAGCAACGAAAACAACTGCAGGAAGATCTTTGGGCTGCAGCCCAAGCCCATGAGTCCTTGCTGAGACAGAAATCTAGGTCAAGGTGGATCAAGGAGGGTGATTGCAATTCTCGCTATTTCCACATGATGATAAATGCCAACCGCGGTATCAGCTCTTTAAAAGGAGTTATGGTGGATGGAGTTTGGACAACTGATCCTCATGCTGTGAAGGAGGAG CTGGTGGCGCCTTTTTTGGAGGAGGAAGTGAGGGAAGCAATCTGGGATTGTGGAAGTGACAAGAGCCCTGGGCCTGATGGgatcaatttcaatttcatcaaGAATTTTTGGCAGTTGCTCAAGCCTGATATACTCCGGTTTATAGATGAATTTTATGCTAATGGAATTTTTCCTAGGGGAGGCAATGCTTCCTTCCTAGCTTTAATTCCAAAGAAGGTTGATCCACAGGTTTTGAATGACTACAGACCTATATCCCTCATAGGTTGTATGTATAAGATTGTAGCGAAGATCCTAGCTAAGAGAATGAAGACAGTGCTGCCAACCATCATTAATGAAGCCCAATCAGCTTTTATTGAAGGAAGACACCTTCTTCTGAGTGTCCTCATAGCTAATGAAGTCATTGTTGAAGCTAAAAGGAGCCATAAACCCTGCCTCATATTCAAAGTTGATTATGAAAAGGCTTATGACTCGGTATCGTGgaattttttgttgtatatGCTGAAAAGAACAAGATTTAGCCCTAAATGGATCAGCTGGATGGAAGGGTGTCTGAAATCAGCCTCAATTTCAGTCTTGGTCAATGGTAGCCCCACAACGGAGTTCAAACCTCAAAGGGGCCTTAGACAAGGGGACCCTCTAGCTccatttttattcaatatagtAGTTGAGGCATTGAATGGTCTGATGAGGACAGCGCTGGCAGCAAACCTGTACAAAGGCTTCAATATTGCTAGTTCTGAAGTCAGTATTAGCTTATTACAATACGCGGACGACACGATCTTTTTTGGTGAAGCTTCTATGGAAAATGTGAAAGTTCTCAAAGCTATCCTTAGAACTTTTGAAGTGGTTTCtggtttaaaaataaattttgccaAAAGCTCTTTTGGTGCTTTTGGTAGGGATGACCAGTGGAGGCAAATGGCAGCTACCTATCTTAATTGCAGTCA ggttCCCCGTATGGTGGCTAACAAATTAATCAGAATTCAGAGAAGCTTTCTTTGGGGAGGAGGTCATGACAACAACAAGATTGCTTGGATATCATGGAAAACAGTTTGCTTACCCAAAGACAAAAGAGGTTTAGGCATTAAAGACATCCATACCTTTAACATGGCCCTCCTTGGCAAATGGATGTGGAACCTTATGTACCAACAAGGGGCTCTATGGGTTGCAGTTTTGGAAGCTAAATATGGGGGCTGGAGAGGTCTAGTTGAAGAAGGAAACTCAAGCTGTCAGTCAATTTGGTGGAGGGACTTAAAAAAAGCTATTCAGATGCCCTACAATGGAAAGACTCTTTATCAACAAATTAAGTGGAAGGTAGAATCTGGAGATAAGGTTAGATTTTGGGAGGATAGGTGGATTAGTTACGACCAATCTTTAGCTGAAAAGTACCCGCGGCTTTATGTGAATTCCAACCATCAACACCAGCTGGTTGGTTTCTTGGGGCAGCATAGCAACCATGGGTGGGATTGGAACTTTAGTTGGAGACGATAG